The Meiothermus sp. QL-1 nucleotide sequence TACGAGCGAAAGCTGGACGAGCTCGACGCCTTCATCCGGCGGGAAATCGCCCGAGTCCCAAGGGAACAGCGGGTTCTTATCACCGCCCACGATGCCTTCGCCTACTTCGGGCGGCGCTACGGGCTGGAGGTGCGGGGGCTGCAGGGGGTTTCCACCGTAGCCGAAGCCGGCACCCGTGACGTGCAGGCGCTGGCTGAGTTCATCGTCCAAAGGCGCATCCGGGCCATCTTCGTGGAGTCCAGCGTACCCCACCGCACCCTCGAGGCGGTCGTCGCTGCAGTGCGGGCCCGAGGCGGACAGGTCTTCCTGGGCGGCGAGCTCTTCTCCGACGCTGCCGGGGCGCGCGGAACCCCTGAGGGCACCTACATAGGGATGGTGAGGCACAATGTCCGTACCATCGTGACCGGCTTGCTCGGGGGTGCGCCGTGAAGCCCTGGCCCCTGGAGGTGCGGGACCTCACCGTGGTGTACCGCGAGCGGCCGGTGCTTTGGGACGTAGACCTAACCTTGCCCCCTGGCCAGCTCTGCGCGATCGTGGGGCCCAACGGTGCAGGCAAGTCCACGCTGCTCAAGGCCGTGCTGGGCCTGGTGCCCAGCGCCTCGGGACAGGTACGCTTCTTCGGCCAGCCACTGGAGCAGGCCCGCCAACGAATCGGCTATGTGCCCCAGCGCAACACGGTGGACTGGGACTTCCCCACCAGCGTGCTGGACGTGGTCATGATGGGGCTATACCGGAAGCTGGGCTGGTTCCGCCGGCCCGGCAGAAAAGAGCGGGCCGTGGCCCTGGGGGCGCTGGAGCAGGTGGGGCTGGCCGAGTTGAGCGAGCGCCAGATTGCCGAGCTCTCCGGCGGCCAGCAGCAGCGGGTCTTTCTGGCCCGCGCCCTGGTCCAGCAGGCCGACCTCTACTTCATGGACGAGCCCTTCGCCGGGGTGGACGCGGTGACGGAGGAAGCCATTCTCCAGGTGCTGCGCAGCCTGAAAGCCCAGGGCAAGACCGTGGTGGTGGTCCACCACGACCTGGAGACGGTGCGCAGCTACTTCGACCATCTGACCCTGCTCAACGTCCAGGTCATCGCCAGCGGTCCCATGGGCGAGACCTACACCCCGGAAAACCTGCAAAAAACCTACGGCCGGCTGGGTACAGCCCTGCTCAGCCCGGCCCTTTGAGGGTTATGCCCGAGCTTCTCGGCCAGGT carries:
- a CDS encoding metal ABC transporter ATP-binding protein, with the translated sequence MKPWPLEVRDLTVVYRERPVLWDVDLTLPPGQLCAIVGPNGAGKSTLLKAVLGLVPSASGQVRFFGQPLEQARQRIGYVPQRNTVDWDFPTSVLDVVMMGLYRKLGWFRRPGRKERAVALGALEQVGLAELSERQIAELSGGQQQRVFLARALVQQADLYFMDEPFAGVDAVTEEAILQVLRSLKAQGKTVVVVHHDLETVRSYFDHLTLLNVQVIASGPMGETYTPENLQKTYGRLGTALLSPAL